A genomic window from Brassica oleracea var. oleracea cultivar TO1000 chromosome C8, BOL, whole genome shotgun sequence includes:
- the LOC106309798 gene encoding uncharacterized protein LOC106309798 isoform X2: MLPWKSQVSEGEGESVQFTDEDWERLNKVIGYKEGDEQSIINNAKPDALHTFLEVHMRRNASKLYDGDKECLAELSCEDLNCSIKLFPETKIADIKLGRYRLSSPSGPLAESAPASHSVLASFCYKPFDAKVDWSLVAKASPCYMTYLKDSIDGIVNFFESSNAVSQTIALETAAAVQSTIDEVRRTAQQGMNRALKDHARFLLDLDIAAPKITIPTEFRPDNHRSTKLLLDLGNLVIRSQDDYKRELSEEMDMYLQFDLVLSDVSALLVDGDYSWKQLSSKRSSGKESSVTFLPVIDKCGVLLKLQQIRRPNPSYPSTRLAVRLPSLGFHFSPARYHRLMQVAQIFQTKDDEGSHVLRPWEEADFEGWLSLLSWKGREATWQRRYLCLVGPFIYVLESPNSKSYKQYTSLRGKHIYKVPVELAGGVEHVLSIRNASRISEKVMEDVNALILMFDSEESRKTWHSRLQSAVYRASGSAPIAGLSDTSSDSEESEAEHKEDIWDLSKLESLYVTGVLDELKICFSYGQQHDASFMAVLLARESKLFEFRAIGGKVEVSMRGSDMFIGTVLKSLEIEDLVSRSGSNESCYLARSFIQSSVVLPSFKDAEIKNPEGNDLSSSEGEEKFYEAPEILVDSVDYTSLRTPSFSRMDGLLPVDNRNITMPSSERIESLDSFVKAQIVIYHQTSPQYNNIDNQVTVSLATLSFYCRRPTILAILEFVNAINVEDPSCESFEDSSPVAGEQSSPKRNGFEDSRDAAVKGLLGKGKSRIIFNLALNMARAQIFLMNENGTKFATLSQDNLLTDIKVFPNSFSITASLGNLRISDDSLPDNHMYFWICDMRDPGGTSFVELAFTSFSVIDEDHEGFDYCLSGQLSEVRIVYLNRFIQEVAEYFMGLVPSDSKGVVKMKDQITDSEKWFTTSEIEGSPALKLDLSLKKPIIVMPRHTESPDYLKLDVVHITVNNTFQWFAGDKNELNAVHMETMKVMVMDINLNVGSGAEIGESIIQDVNGVSVTINRSLRDLLHQIPSIEVSVEIDELRAALSNREYQILTECAQSNISEIPHTVPPLSGDIVASSRNLPETLTSEDPNAAQTEKSDAWISMKVSVIINLVELCLYAGTARDAPLAAVQISGGWLLYKSNTHDEGFLTATLKGFSVIDNREGTEKEFRLAVGRPADLDFGDSHSLTDGDQGLTHSRVTNGSDVRPLPSMLTLDAQFGQSSTFVSVCIQRPQLLVALDFLLAVVEFFVPTIGSVLSSEEDKNLNMVDAIIMDQSIYKQQTAEAFLSPLGPLIVEDEKFDDFIYDGNGGTLYLKDRHGGILSSPSTEPVIYVGSGKKLHFRNVIFKNGQFLDSCISLGAYSSYSVSREEGVVLEVYHKAPKQDSGSKEDPVSQSPSITTEKSTEMIIEFQAIGPELTFYNTSKDVVKTPLLSNKLLHAQLDAYGRVIIKNDEIEMSAHTLGLTMESNGVKILEPFDTSVKYSSVSGTTNIELSVSNIFMNFSFSILRLFIAVEEDILSFLRMTSRKMTVVCTEFDKVGIIRNPCTDQKYAFWRPHPPPGFASLGDYLTPLDKPPTKGVLVVNTNLMRVKRPLSFRLVWSPLASNGLGDPSTDDKDERDNLCSIWFPEAPKGYVALSCVVSSGCTPPSLASVFCILASSVSPCSLRDCVAISSTDISQSSLAFWRVDNSVGSFLPADVSSLSLSGRPYELRHILFGSTGVLTKESSYVDVRTTDNIQPIPPQSQPLNYVRSGQRFEAVASFQLIWWNRGSGSQKKVSVWRPIITEGMAYFGDIAVSGYEPPNSCVVLRDDGEQDILKAAVDFQLVGRVKKHRGVESISFWMPQAPPGFVSLGCVASKGSAKPYELTKLKCARSDMVAGDRFAENSLWDTSDVWQRVEPFSIWDIGNELKTFIVRSGLKKPPRRFALKLADQDLPGGIDNMVIRAEIGTFSAALFDDYGGLMVPLVNVSLSDICFGLLGKTNYTKSTINFSLAARSYNDKYEAWEPLIEPADGFLRYQFNPRSFGAVSELRLTSTTDLNVNFSVSNANTIIQAYSSWNNLSNVHEYHKERGAFPLVDNGKSVIEVHQKKTYFIIPQNKLGQDIYIRPTEIKGFKDIVKMPSGDMRPVKVPVLTNMLDSHLRGELCSNPRIMVTVIVVDAQLPRISGLSSHQYTGVIRLSPKQTSPTEPVLRQQCARTCGSVSNMFSPELEVVDWSEIFFFKIDSLDDYLLELIVSDVGNGAPVGAFSAPLKQVARYIKDNQYQHNYANDLVWLDLSTMSMNQGDQRKNCGKIRCAVLLPAKSKMVEQGKSSSEKKSGFIQVSPSIEGPWTTVRLNYASPAACWRLGNDVVASEVSMEDGNRYVNVRSLVSVENNTDYLLDLCLEAKVHSFPNISIGLLKPRDILPVPLSGLTQSASYVLKLKCVMTDGSEYSWSSVVSRPEEPEVACESESEICISSLTESEHLLCCTQISSTSPGHNKIYWFCLKTQATEIAKDIRSDPIQDWTLVVKSPFSIANYLPFGAEYSVLEKQDNGDLICHSQSREFIGSGETVKVHTVDIRKPLYFSLLPQRVWLPMREAVLVSHPNGVPAKTIDLRSSATGRVAQITLEQTCDDQQKVLTKMIRIYAPFWFSIARCPSLTLRLLDLPGNKKTKKFGLPFRNKKNDEVVREITEEDIYEGHTIASTLNFKLMGMSVSISQFGNQQHGPAKDLSALGDMDGSLDVDAYDPDGKCMRLFLSTKPCGYQSVPTKIISVRPFMTFTNRIGEDIYIKLNSDDEPKVLNAYDSRVSFVFQPSGRDELQVRLRETEWSFPVQVAREDTIVLVLRSQNGARRFLKAEIRGFEEGSRFIVVFRLGPSNGPMRVENRTAVKRISVRQSGFGEDSWVLLEPLTTVNFAWEDPYGQKFLDAKVENDHRSGVFRLDMENGVVDSELCRDLEVNFHVKEIGDIKIARFTDDDSTSQSPHEIISLTSVGNNRYSARQTPSEQKTTTLEFIIEMGLVGISLVDHVPKELSYFYLEKVFVSYSTGYDKGRTSRFKVILGNLQIDNQLPLTLMPVLLAPDNTGDSHQPVLKMTITMCNEETDGIQVYPYVYVRVTDNTWRVNIHEPIIWASADFCNKLQMDRLPKSTSVAQVDPEIHINLIDVSEVRLKVSLETAPAQRPHGILGVWSPILSAVGNAFKIQVHLRRVMHRDRFIRKSSILPAIGNRIWRDLIHNPLHLIFSVDVLGMTSSTLASLSRGFAALSTDGQFLHLRERQVWSRRITGVGDAFVQGTEALAQGVAFGVSGVVTKPVESARQNGILGFAHGVGRAFLGFFVQPMSGALDFFSLTVDGIGASCTRCLEVLSNRTALERIRNPRAVHADGILREYDEKEAIGQMLLHLAEASRHFGCTEIFREPSKFALSDCYEEHFLVPYKRIVIVTNKRVVLLQCSDLDKMDKKPSKIMWDVPWEELMALELAKAGGQRPSHLILHLKTFQKSESFAQVIKCSVSEESDVLEPQAVRICSAVRKMWKAYQSNMKNHVLKVPSSQRHVYFAWNEADGRDSKSYSNKAIIKSRDLSSSSSSVSDDRKFVKHSINFSKIWSSERESKGRCTLCKKQVSEDGGVCTIWRPSCPEGFVSVGDVAHVGSHPPNVAAVYNNTEGVFALPVGYDLVWRNCLDDYVSPVSIWHPRAPEGFVSPGCVAVASFKEPEPNTVYCMPTSLAEQTEFEEQKVWSSPDSYPWACHIYQVRSDALHFMALRQTKEESDWRAIRVRDDYRSMESESARNLRIE; this comes from the exons ATGCTCCCCTG GAAGAGTCAAGTGTCTGAAGGTGAAGGAGAATCTGTTCAATTCACTGATGAAGATTGGGAACGGTTAAATAAAGTCATAGGGTACAAAGAAGGTGATGAGCAGTCAATTATCAACAATGCAAAACCTGATGCTCTCCATACATTCTTGGAGGTACACATGAGGCGTAATGCTTCAAAACTTTATGATGGGGATAAGGAATGCCTTGCTGAGTTATCATGTGAAGATCTTAATTGCTCCATTAAGCTTTTCCCCGAGACAAAGATTGCCGACATTAAATTGGGAAGATATCGCTTGTCATCGCCAAGTGGTCCGCTTGCTGAG AGTGCCCCTGCCTCTCACTCTGTACTTGCTTCCTTCTGTTATAAGCCTTTTGATGCTAAAGTTGACTGGAGTCTTGTTGCAAAAGCTTCTCCGTGTTATATGACT TATCTGAAGGACTCTATTGATGGAATTGTCAATTTCTTCGAAAGCAGTAATGCTGTGAGCCAGACAATAGCTTTAGAGACTGCAGCTGCTGTACAG TCAACTATTGATGAAGTTAGACGCACTGCTCAACAAGGAATGAATAGAGCATTGAAAGATCATGCAAG GTTTCTGCTCGACTTAGACATTGCAGCACCCAAAATCACAATTCCAACCGAATTTCGTCCTGATAACCATCGTTCTACAAAGCTTCTTCTGGACTTGGGTAACCTGGTCATCCGTTCCCAG GACGACTATAAGCGTGAACTGTCGGAGGAAATGGATATGTATCTACAGTTTGATTTAGTTTTGAGTGATGTGTCCGCATTACTTGTTGATGGTGACTACTCCTGGAAACAGTTATCCTCGAAAAGATCTTCTGGTAAGGAAAGCAGTGTTACTTTCTTGCCAGTTATTGACAAGTGTGGGGTACTCTTAAAACTACAACAG ATTCGTCGGCCAAACCCATCGTACCCGTCAACCAGACTTGCCGTGCGGCTACCGTCACTAGGTTTTCACTTCTCACCAGCTCGATATCATAGGTTGATGCAAGTTGCACAGATCTTTCAAACTAAGGATGATGAGGGCTCTCACGTTCTTCGTCCATGGGAAGAAGCTGATTTTGAGGGTTGGTTGTCTTTACTTAGCTGGAAG GGCAGAGAAGCTACATGGCAGCGGCGGTACTTATGTTTAGTTGGTCCTTTTATATACGTGCTGGAAAGTCCTAACTCAAAATCTTATAAGCAGTATACCAG CTTACGTGGGAAGCATATATACAAAGTCCCTGTAGAACTCGCGGGAGGAGTAGAGCACGTCTTGTCCATTCGCAATGCTTCTCGAATCAGTGAGAAG GTTATGGAGGATGTGAATGCACTCATATTAATGTTTGATTCTGAAGAGTCTAGAAAGACTTGGCACAGCCGTTTGCAGAGCGCTGTCTACCGGGCCTCG GGTTCTGCTCCCATAGCCGGTCTTTCTGATACGTCATCTGACAGTGAGGAATCAGAAGCAGAACATAAAGAAGATATTTGGGATTTGTCTAAGTTGGAGAGTTTATATGTAACCGGTGTTCTTGATGAACTCAAAATATGCTTCAGCTATGGTCAACAG CACGATGCTTCCTTCATGGCGGTGCTTCTTGCAAGAGAGAGTAAACTGTTTGAGTTTAGGGCCATAGGTGGGAAG GTTGAAGTCTCGATGAGAGGGAGTGATATGTTTATTGGGACTGTTCTAAAATCTTTGGAAATAGAAGATTTGGTGAGCCGTTCTGGTTCAAATGAGTCTTGTTATTTAGCAAGATCTTTTATTCAGTCTTCTGTGGTGCTTCCATCCTTTAAAGATGCTGAGATTAAGAACCCTGAAGGAAATGATCTTTCTTCTAGCGAAGGGGAGGAAAAATTTTATGAAGCACCAGAGATCTTGGTTGACTCCGTTGACTATACATCTCTTAGGACCCCCAGTTTTAGTCGAATGGATGGATTGCTCCCTGTCGACAACAGGAATATCACTATGCCAAGCAGTGAGAGAATTGAGTCTCTGGATAGTTTTGTTAAGGCTCAAATAGTCATATACCATCAGACGTCACCTCAATATAATAATATTGATAATCAG GTGACCGTAAGCCTAGCCACATTATCATTTTACTGCCGGAGGCCAACAATTCTTGCTATTTTGGAGTTTGTAAATGCTATCAATGTTGAAGATCCAAGCTGTGAATCTTTTGAGGACAGCTCTCCTGTCGCTGGAGAGCAAAGTTCACCGAAAAGAAATGGATTTGAAGATTCCAGGGATGCAGCTGTTAAGGGTTTGTTAGGGAAGGGGAAATCTAGAATCATTTTCAACTTGGCATTGAACATGGCTCGGGCGCAGATATTCCTAATGAATGAGAATGGAACTAAGTTTGCGACATTGTCACAAGACAATTTGCTAACAGATATTAAG GTCTTCCCGAACTCGTTCAGTATTACAGCAAGTCTTGGAAATTTACGAATCAGTGATGACAGCCTCCCAGACAACCATATGTACTTTTGGATCTGTGATATGCGAGACCCTGGAGGAACTTCTTTTGTTGAG TTGGCATTCACATCATTCAGTGTCATTGATGAAGACCATGAAGGTTTTGACTACTGCCTCTCTGGACAACTTTCTGAAGTGCGCATTGTTTATCTGAATCGCTTTATTCAAGAG GTTGCTGAATACTTTATGGGGCTTGTGCCAAGCGATTCAAAAGGGGTTGTCAAGATGAAGGATCAAATTACGGACTCCGAGAAGTGGTTTACGACTAGCGAAATTGAAGGATCTCCTGCTCTTAAGTTGGATCTATCTCTTAAGAAGCCTATAATTGTTATGCCTCGACATACTGAGAGCCCTGA TTACCTGAAGCTTGATGTTGTGCATATAACTGTGAACAATACCTTTCAGTGGTTTGCTGGAGATAAAAACGAGCTGAATGCAGTTCACATGGAAACTATGAAAGTGATG GTCATGGATATCAACCTTAATGTTGGTTCTGGAGCTGAAATAGGTGAAAGCATAATTCAAGATGTGAATGGGGTTTCTGTAACCATTAACAGGTCTCTGCGAGACTTGTTGCATCAGATACCGAGCATTGAAGTCTCTGTAGAG ATAGACGAACTAAGAGCAGCCCTCTCGAATAGGGAATACCAGATCTTGACAGAGTGTGCACAGTCTAATATTTCTGAGATTCCGCATACCGTGCCACCATTGAGTGGTGATATTGTGGCATCGTCAAGAAATTTACCTGAAACTCTTACTTCTGAGGATCCTAATGCTGCTCAAACTGAAAAAAGTGATGCTTGGATATCAATGAAGGTTTCTGTTATCATCAATCTGGTGGAGTTGTGTTTGTATGCTGGGACAGCAAGAGATGCGCCGTTGGCTGCTGTACAG ATCTCTGGTGGCTGGCTTCTCTACAAATCCAATACACACGATGAGGGTTTCCTTACAGCAACGTTGAAGGGATTTAGTGTTATTGACAACCGTGAAGGAACTGAAAAAGAGTTTAGACTTGCTGTAGGAAGACCTGCAGACTTAGATTTTGGTGACTCACATTCTCTGACTGATGGAGATCAGGGATTAACTCACTCCCGTGTAACCAACGGGAGTGATGTTAGGCCGCTTCCTTCGATGCTCACTCTTGATGCCCAATTCGGTCAGTCGTCAACTTTTGTTTCCGTCTGTATCCAAAGGCCACAGCTGCTTGTAGCTTTGGATTTTCTACTGGCCGTAGTAGAGTTTTTTGTCCCTACTATTGGAAGTGTCCTATCAAGTGAAGAGGATAAAAACCTTAATATGGTCGACGCAATCATCATGGATCAGTCTATCTACAAGCAACAAACTGCTGAAGCGTTTCTTTCTCCTCTGGGTCCTTTAATTGTTGAAGATGAGAAATTTGATGATTTTATTTATGATGGTAATGGTGGAACGTTATACCTGAAAGATAGACATGGAGGCATCCTTTCTTCTCCCAGTACAGAGCCTGTTATATATGTGGGAAGTGGAAAAAAGTTGCATTTCAGAAATGTAATCTTCAAG AATGGCCAATTTTTGGATTCCTGTATCTCTTTGGGAGCCTACAGCAGCTATTCTGTTTCGAGAGAGGAAGGGGTTGTGTTGGAAGTATATCATAAAGCTCCCAAACAAGACTCTGGGAGCAAGGAAGATCCGGTTTCCCAATCTCCCAGCATCACAACGGAGAAGTCCACGGAAATGATCATTGAATTTCAG GCTATCGGCCCAGAGCTTACATTCTACAACACATCAAAAGACGTTGTTAAAACGCCACTACTCTCCAACAAACTTTTGCATGCTCAGCTGGATGCTTATGGCAG GGTAATCATAAAGAATGATGAAATTGAAATGAGTGCTCATACATTGGGTCTGACCATGGAGAGTAATGGAGTGAAAATTCTGGAACCGTTCGACACCTCTGTAAAGTATTCAAGTGTTTCTGGGACGACTAACATAGAGCTTTCAGTTTCAAACATATTTATGAACTTCTCATTCAGCATCTTGAGATTGTTTATAGCTGTTGAAGAAGACATTTTATCATTTCTAAGGATGACATCCAGAAAAATGACTGTCGTCTGCACAGAGTTTGATAAAGTCGGGATCATCAGAA ATCCCTGTACAGATCAAAAATATGCATTCTGGAGACCCCATCCGCCTCCTGGTTTTGCAAGTCTTGGCGACTATTTGACACCATT GGACAAACCACCTACTAAAGGGGTTCTTGTTGTCAACACCAATTTGATGAGAGTGAAGAGGCCTTTATCTTTCAGATTGGTTTGGTCACCTTTAGCTTCCAACGGGTTAGGTGATCCTTCAACGGATGACAAAGATGAAAGAGACAATTTGTGTTCCATTTGGTTCCCTGAAGCACCAAAAGGTTATGTGGCGTTAAGCTGTGTGGTATCCAGTGGATGTACACCGCCTTCACTGGCCTCTGTCTTCTGCATTCTAGCTTCTTCCGTCTCCCCTTGTTCTCTCAGAGATTGTGTAGCAATCAGCTCAACAGATAT TTCTCAGTCAAGTTTAGCATTCTGGCGGGTGGATAATTCTGTTGGCAGTTTCTTACCTGCGGATGTGTCTTCTCTCAGCTTATCAGGAAGACCATACGAGCTACGTCATATATTATTTGGATCCACTGGAGTCTTGACAAAAGAATCCAGCTACGTGGATGTTCGTACTACTGATAATATTCAGCCTATACCGCCACAGTCACAGCCACTGAATTATGTTAGATCTGGTCAGCGATTTGAAGCTGTTGCTTCCTTTCAGTTGATATGGTGGAATAGGGGCTCAGGCTCGCAGAAGAAAGTTTCAGTATGGAGACCAATCATTACTGAGGGGATGGCGTATTTCGGAGACATTGCTGTTAGTGG GTATGAACCTCCAAACTCTTGTGTGGTTCTTCGTGATGATGGTGAGCAAGATATCCTTAAAGCCGCTGTTGATTTCCAACTTGTTGGACGTGTCAAGAAACACAGAGGAGTAGAAAGTATATCTTTCTGGATGCCTCAAGCTCCACCGGGTTTTGTTTCCTTGGGTTGTGTTGCATCTAAAGGCTCAGCTAAACCATACGAATTAACCAAATTGAAATGCGCTCGTAGCGATATGGTAGCTGGTGATCGTTTTGCTGAAAATAGTTTGTGGGATACCTCTGATGTGTGGCAGAGGGTAGAACCGTTTAGTATATGGGACATAGGCAATGAGTTGAAGACCTTTATCGTCCGTAGTGGTTTGAAAAAACCACCAAGGAGATTTGCTTTAAAGCTAGCAGACCAGGATTTGCCTGGGGGAATTGATAACATGGTCATTCGTGCAGAAATTGGGACATTTTCTGCTGCGCTTTTTGATGACTACGGGGGACTG ATGGTTCCATTGGTTAATGTATCTTTGAGTGATATATGTTTTGGATTACTTGGCAAAACCAACTACACAAAGTCAACCATCAACTTCTCCTTAGCGGCAAGGTCATACAATGATAAGTATGAAGCGTGGGAGCCTCTCATCGAGCCTGCAGATGGATTCTTAAG GTACCAGTTCAACCCTAGATCCTTTGGTGCGGTTTCTGAGTTACGCCTGACATCTACAACGGACTTGAATGTGAATTTCTCAGTTTCAAATGCTAATACAATTATCCAGGCGTACTCTAGTTGGAACAACCTTAGCAACGTCCATGAATACCATAAAGAGAGA GGCGCATTTCCTCTAGTTGACAATGGAAAATCTGTCATTGAGGTGCATCAGAAGAAAACCTATTTCATAATTCCACAAAACAAGCTTGGGCAGGATATATATATTAGACCCACCGAAATCAAAGGATTTAAAGATATTGTAAAGATGCCATCTGGGGACATGAGACCTGTAAAAGTTCCCGTCTTGACCAATATGTTGGATTCTCACCTCAGAGGAGAACTATGCAGTAACCCTAGAATAATGGTTACAGTTATTGTGGTGGATGCACAG CTTCCAAGAATTTCTGGATTGTCTTCTCATCAGTACACTGGAGTTATACGTCTCTCTCCCAAACAGACCTCCCCAACGGAGCCAGTGCTTCGCCAGCAATGTGCACGTACTTGTGGAAGTGTTTCAAATATGTTTTCCCCTGAGCTGGAAGTCGTTGACTGGAGTGAAATATTTTTCTTCAAAATTGACTCGCTG GATGACTATCTCTTGGAATTAATAGTGTCGGACGTCGGAAATG GTGCACCTGTTGGCGCATTTTCAGCTCCATTGAAGCAGGTAGCACGATATATTAAGGACAACCAATACCAGCACAATTATGCCAATGACCTTGTCTGGTTAGACTTGTCTACCATG AGCATGAACCAAGGGGATCAAAGAAAGAACTGTGGAAAAATAAGATGTGCTGTGCTGTTGCCAGCTAAATCGAAAATGGTGGAGCAAGGAAAATCCTCAAGTGAAAAGAAATCTGGATTTATTCAAGTAAGTCCTAGTATTGAGGGTCCTTGGACGACGGTGAGGCTGAATTACGCTTCACCTGCTGCTTGCTGGCGGTTGGGAAATGATGTTGTTGCAAGTGAAGTTAGTATGGAGGATGGAAACAGATACGTAAATGTCAGGTCTCTAGTTTCGGTGGAAAACAATACTGACTACCTTCTTGACCTCTGCCTGGAGGCTAAAGTCCACTCATTTCCAAATATATCAATTGGGTTGCTGAAGCCTCGCGATATATTACCGGTTCCCTTGTCAGGATTGACACAGTCTGCATCGTATGTCCTGAAGCTGAAGTGTGTAATGACTGATGGTTCTGAATATTCTTGGAGTTCTGTGGTATCAAGGCCTGAGGAACCAGAGGTTGCTTGTGAATCAGAGTCTGAAATATGTATATCGTCTCTTACTGAATCTGAGCACTTGCTATGCTGTACTCAGATAAGCAGTACTTCTCCCGGACATAATAAAATTTATTGGTTCTGTTTGAAAACCCAAGCAACAGAGATCGCTAAAGATATACGTTCGGACCCTATTCAGGATTGGACTCTTGTGGTCAAATCACCGTTTTCTATAGCAAATTATCTTCCATTTGGAGCTGAGTACTCAGTGCTAGAGAAGCAAGACAATGGTGATTTGATTTGTCATTCTCAGAGCAGAGAATTCATTGGTTCTGGAGAAACTGTGAAGGTGCATACTGTCGATATAAGGAAGCCTTTATACTTTTCCTTGCTGCCGCAAAGAGTATGGCTACCAATGCGT GAAGCTGTCCTTGTATCTCACCCAAATGGTGTCCCTGCGAAGACAATTGATCTGAGAAGTTCTGCCACTGGAAG GGTTGCTCAAATAACACTGGAGCAAACTTGTGATGACCAGCAGAAAGTTTTGACGAAGATGATCAGAATCTATGCTCCGTTCTGGTTTTCGATTGCAAGATGTCCCTCGCTTACACTTAGACTTTTAGATCTGCCAGGGAATAAGAAAACAAAAAAGTTTGGTCTTCCATTTCGAAATAAGAAAAATGACGAAGTAGTCCGGGAGATAACTGAAGAAGATATATATGAAGGTCATACAATTGCTTCTACTTTGAATTTCAAACTTATGGGCATGTCAGTGTCTATATCTCAGTTTGGGAATCAGCAACATGGTCCTGCAAAAGATCTTTCTGCCCTTGGTGACATG GATGGATCTTTGGATGTTGATGCGTATGATCCCGATGGAAAATGCATGCGGCTATTTCTGTCTACAAAACCTTGCGGTTATCAGTCAGTTCCTACAAAG ATCATATCTGTTCGACCATTCATGACTTTCACCAATAGGATCGGTGAAGACATATATATTAAACTTAACAGTGACGATGAACCAAAAGTACTCAATGCATATGATTCGCGGGTCTCCTTTGTTTTCCAACCAAGTGGGAGAGATGAACTCCAG GTTCGGTTAAGAGAAACAGAGTGGTCATTTCCTGTTCAAGTTGCTCGAGAAGACACAATTGTTCTTGTATTAAGGAGTCAAAATGGTGCTCGTAGATTTTTGAAAGCAGAGATACGGGGATTTGAAGAAGGGTCACGCTTTATTGTTGTATTTCGACTTGGACCAAGCAATGGTCCTATGAG GGTTGAGAATAGAACAGCTGTCAAAAGAATCAGTGTCCGCCAATCTGGTTTTGGTGAAGATTCGTGGGTTTTGTTGGAACCTCTGACGACAGTAAATTTTGCTTGGGAAGATCCTTATGGTCAGAAATTCTTGGATGCTAAGGTTGAAAATGATCACCGCTCTGGGGTTTTCAGACTAGACATGGAAAATGGTGTTGTGGATTCTGAATTGTGTAGGGACTTAGAGGTGAACTTTCATGTTAAAGAAATTGGTGACATCAAGATTGCTAGATTCACTGATGATGACAGTACTTCACAGAGTCCTCATGAAATCATATCTTTAACATCGGTTGGCAATAATAGATATTCTGCTCGTCAGACACCTTCAGAACAAAAGACCACCACTCTGGAGTTCATAATTGAAATGGGACTAGTGGGGATCTCTCTTGTAGATCACGTGCCAAAAGAGTTATCATATTTTTACCTTGAGAAAGTTTTCGTATCTTACTCCACTGGGTATGATAAGGGAAGAACTAGCAG GTTCAAAGTCATTCTGGGCAATTTACAGATTGATAACCAGCTACCTCTAACTCTAATGCCAGTTCTACTGGCACCAGATAACACTGGAGACAGTCATCAACCAGTGCTTAAGATGACAATTACTATGTGTAATGAAGAAACTGATGGCATTCAAGTGTATCCATATGTATATGTACGG GTGACAGATAATACTTGGCGAGTAAACATTCACGAGCCTATCATTTGGGCTTCGGCTGACTTCTGCAATAAGCTCCAGATGGATCGTCTCCCGAAAAGTACTAGTGTCGCGCAAGTTGATCCTGAGATACATATAAA CCTCATAGATGTTTCAGAGGTAAGGCTAAAGGTCTCACTGGAAACAGCGCCAGCTCAGAGGCCTCATGGAATTCTTGGTGTTTGGAGCCCGATATTGTCTGCTGTTGGAAATGCATTCAAAATTCAG GTCCATCTAAGGAGAGTAATGCACAGAGATCGGTTCATACGGAAAAGTTCAATACTTCCAGCCATCGGAAATCGCATATGGAGAGATCTGATCCACAATCCCTTACATTTGATTTTCTCAGTGGATGTTTTGGGTATGACTAGCTCAACATTGGCTTCTCTTAGTAGAGGATTTGCGGCGCTTTCAACTGATGGTCAATTCCTACATCTAAGGGAAAGACAG GTTTGGTCGAGGCGGATCACTGGTGTAGGTGATGCTTTTGTTCAAGGAACTGAAGCCCTAGCACAGGGTGTTGCCTTCGGGGTATCAGGAGTTGTTACGAAGCCTGTAGAGAGTGCCCGACAAAATGGTATCTTAGGGTTTGCCCATGGGGTTGGGCGGGCTTTCCTAGGATTTTTCGTACAACCGATGAGTGGTGCATTGGATTTTTTCTCATTGACTGTTGATGGAATTGGAGCAAGCTGCACCCGATGTTTGGAGGTTTTGAGCAACAGGACCGCTTTGGAGAGAATTAGAAATCCCCGTGCAGTTCATGCTGATGGTATACTCAGGGAATATGATGAGAAGGAAGCTATAGGCCAG ATGCTCCTGCACCTAGCGGAAGCAAGTCGGCATTTTGGCTGTACAGAGATATTCAGGGAACCCTCAAAATTCGCTTTATCTGATTGCTATGAAGAACATTTTCTTGTTCCATACAAACGCATTGTCATTGTGACCAACAAGAGAGTTGTGTTATTACAG TGCTCTGATCTGGATAAGATGGATAAGAAACCCAGCAAGATTATGTGGGATGTGCCTTGGGAGGAACTTATGGCGTTGGAATTGGCAAAGGCAGGTGGCCAAAGGCCCTCGCATCTCATACTGCATCTGAAGACCTTTCAGAAGTCAGAGAGCTTTGCTCAGGTTATTAAGTGCAGTGTGTCGGAAGAATCAGATGTACTAGAACCCCAAGCTGTTCGAATTTGTTCAGCAGTGCGCAAAATGTGGAAAGCATATCAGTCTAACATGAAAAATCATGTTCTCAAG GTTCCTTCAAGCCAGCGACATGTGTATTTTGCTTGGAACGAGGCTGATGGAAGAGACTCGAAATCGTACAGCAACAAGGCTATTATAAAATCAAGAGACCTTTCTTCTTCCTCAAGTTCTGTCTCAGATGATAGAAAGTTTGTCAAACATAGTATCAATTTCTCAAAAATCTGGAGTAGTGAGCGAGAATCCAAAGGTCGATGTACTCTGTGCAAAAAGCAG GTTTCTGAAGATGGAGGAGTGTGCACTATCTGGAGACCCAGTTGTCCAGAGGG ATTTGTGTCAGTGGGTGATGTAGCTCATGTTGGTAGCCATCCGCCAAATGTTGCTGCTGTTTACAATAACACTGAGGGAGTGTTTGCACTTCCAGTGGGTTATGACCTC GTGTGGAGGAACTGCTTAGATGATTACGTAAGTCCTGTATCGATCTGGCATCCGCGGGCTCCTGAAGGATTCGTATCTCCTGGATGCGTTGCAGTTGCTAGTTTCAAGGAGCCAGAGCCCAACACAGTGTATTGCATGCCGACGTCTCTGGCTGAGCAGACAGAGTTTGAGGAACAGAAGGTTTGGTCGTCACCTGACTCGTATCCGTGGGCATGCCACATATACCAGGTTAGAAGTGACGCACTGCACTTCATGGCTCTGAGGCAGACCAAAGAAGAGTCTGACTGGAGAGCCATTAGAGTTCGAGATGATTACAGATCCATGGAATCTGAATCTGCAAGGAATTTGCGTATAGAATGA